DNA sequence from the Rhodothermales bacterium genome:
TGCGATCTTCCGGGGCGAGCGAGCTGGCGTCGACCTTTTTCGATACCGAGCAGACGATGCTCAGGGTGCCGGTGCGCTGGCCGTTCGTAACCTTGTAGCCGACGCCGGCCGCGACCACGTTCGGATGGGCCAACAGGTCGTCGCACCGGCGTTTGAGTGTCGCGCGACAGGCTTCCAGATCATGATTCATTGGGGTCTCCTAGGCGATGATTCGAGTGGGGAGAGGGTGAGGATGGGGCAGCGGCCGGGGCGCATGCCATATGATACAGGTTCGCGCCCGCTTTATAAAGCATGGCGTGATCAAAGCCCGGCCGCAGGCGAAAAATGGTGTCGCAGCGTCGCGCCGCGGTGCGGTCGGTAAGTGCGCCATCCGAATGAGATAGCGTGTACAGCACGGAAAACCCGTCAGCCAGGGCTTCGCGGGAGATCAAAAGCCCCGCCGCCGTGCGCGCGACATGTACGGCGCCGGGGTTGCGCGGGGGGATGGCCGCTCCGGCTTCGAGCGTATCGAGTGCGCGGGCGATGTCGAGCAGGTCGCGCGGCGCGGCGAGGGCATGCCGCGGGCGCAGCGCCTGCAGTGCGAGCAGCAGGGCGGGCAGCGCAAGGACCGCCAGCAGGCCGCGCGGGGCCGGCATCCAGCCGGCAAGGATCGCGCCGCCGACCGATACCGTCAGCGCCAGCAGGATTCCTTGCGCCTCCGTGATGCCCGCGTGCGCCAGCCGGTACGCATCCCCCCGGATATACTCCACCCCAAAACGTCCCAACGCGTAAAAGGCGATGTAGACGGCGGTCGCATACCCCGCCGGCGCGCCGGCGTAGACGAGCGAGGCGGCGACGAGGGTCCATCCCGCGATCCAGGCGCTCTCGATGAGTTGCGTCGGCAGGAAACGGATCCCCCGGAGCGCCGCCGGCAGCCCGGATGCCCGGTGGCGGGCGCCATACGCTACCCCCCAGGAGGCGGCGCGCCCGTGGCAGCAGCCGGCCATGAAACAGCCCACCCGGCCCATGGCCTGCAGGATGCCGAAACCGACGATGACGATGTCGAGATAGGGAAGCGCCGGCGCGCCGCGCAGGCCGGCGACGATCAGGGTGGCGGCGAGGCCGCCGA
Encoded proteins:
- a CDS encoding prolipoprotein diacylglyceryl transferase — encoded protein: MHPTEAPIFPGDTTPALKAVRSRHAQAHGTYIDREPPPDAAPLTLVATCSRDAERRWRRLSRMLDRLARPYMRFGRRRLSSYNAMGYAGIASGTVLAGALGVTRGLPPGMLFAVWLAIVAASASQIVATALLTGRDRLVFLRFLLGGLAATLIVAGLRGAPALPYLDIVIVGFGILQAMGRVGCFMAGCCHGRAASWGVAYGARHRASGLPAALRGIRFLPTQLIESAWIAGWTLVAASLVYAGAPAGYATAVYIAFYALGRFGVEYIRGDAYRLAHAGITEAQGILLALTVSVGGAILAGWMPAPRGLLAVLALPALLLALQALRPRHALAAPRDLLDIARALDTLEAGAAIPPRNPGAVHVARTAAGLLISREALADGFSVLYTLSHSDGALTDRTAARRCDTIFRLRPGFDHAMLYKAGANLYHMACAPAAAPSSPSPHSNHRLGDPNES